One genomic region from Agelaius phoeniceus isolate bAgePho1 chromosome 23, bAgePho1.hap1, whole genome shotgun sequence encodes:
- the KCNJ5 gene encoding G protein-activated inward rectifier potassium channel 4 encodes MAGDSRIFMNQDMDIGVTSREPKKIPKQARDDVPIATDRTRLISAEGKKPRQRYMEKSGKCNVHHGNVQETYRYLSDLFTTLVDLKWRFNLLVFTMVYTITWLFFGFIWWLIAYIRGDLDHLEDENWIPCVENLSGFVSAFLFSIETETTIGYGHRVITEKCPEGIVLLLVQAILGSIVNAFMVGCMFVKISQPKKRAETLMFSNNAVISMRDEKLCLMFRVGDLRNSHIVEASIRAKLIKSKQTKEGEFIPLNQTDINVGFDTGDDRLFLVSPLIISHEINEKSPFWEMSRTQLEKEEFEIVVILEGMVEATGMTCQARSSYMDTEVLWGHRFTPVLSLEKDFYEVDYNSFHSTYETHTPVCCAKELAQSRREGQLLGPLPSLGRDTGTAREDEEEEEEEEEEEEGREPAGLSGANGTAGEGKEEVPV; translated from the exons ATGGCTGGAGATTCCCGGATCTTCATGAACCAGGACATGGACATCGGGGTCACGTCCCGGGAGCCCAAGAAGATCCCCAAGCAGGCTCGGGATGACGTCCCCATCGCCACGGACAGGACCCGGCTCATTTCCGCCGAGGGCAAGAAGCCGCGGCAGCGGTACATGGAGAAGAGCGGCAAGTGCAACGTGCACCACGGGAACGTCCAGGAGACCTACCGGTACCTCAGCGACCTCTTCACCACCCTGGTGGACCTCAAGTGGCGCTTCAACCTGCTGGTCTTCACCATGGTCTACACCATCACCTGGCTGTTCTTTGGGTTCATCTGGTGGCTCATTGCCTACATCCGAGGAGACCTGGACCACCTGGAGGACGAGAACTGGATCCCCTGTGTGGAAAACCTCAGCGGATTCGTCTCGGCCTTCCTGTTTTCCATCGAGACCGAGACGACGATCGGGTACGGCCACAGGGTCATCACGGAGAAGTGTCCTGAGGGCATCGTGCTGCTCCTGGTCCAGGCCATCCTGGGCTCCATCGTCAACGCCTTCATGGTGGGATGCATGTTCGTCAAGATCAGCCAACCAAAGAAGAGGGCAgagaccctcatgttctccaacAACGCCGTCATTTCCATGAGGGACGAGAAGCTCTGCCTCATGTTCCGGGTCGGGGACCTCCGCAATTCCCACATTGTCGAGGCTTCCATTCGAGCCAAACTGATTAAGTCCAAACAGACCAAAGAAGGAGAGTTTATTCCCCTGAATCAAACGGACATCAACGTGGGATTTGACACCGGAGATGACAGGTtgttcctggtgtcccctcTCATCATCTCACATGAGATCAATGAGAAAAGCCCCTTCTGGGAGATGTCCCGCacccagctggagaaggaggagtTTGAGATTGTGGTCATCCTGGAAGGAATGGTGGAAGCCACAG GGATGACTTGCCAGGCTCGCAGCTCCTACATGGACACCGAGGTGCTGTGGGGACACCGCTTCACCCccgtgctcagcctggagaaggattTTTACGAGGTGGACTATAACAGCTTCCACAGCACCTATGAGACCCACACGCCCGTGTGCTGTGCCAAGGAGCTGGCCCAGTCCCGCCGGGAAGGGCAGCTCCTcgggcccctgcccagcctgggccgggacacagggacagccagggaggacgaggaggaggaggaggaggaggaggaggaggaggaaggcagggagCCGGCGGGACTGAGCGGAGCCAACGGGACGGcgggagaggggaaggaagaggTGCCTGTATAA